TAGCAcctaagaaaatatgttttaggtCAATAGAAATAAAATCTGAAGGAATGCAGATAGATGCCGTTTGAAAATACGAGTGAACATTGATGCACCTTAATGCTATTGGGTGGTCTGTGGGTCTGCACCTGGATGCTATTGGGTGGTCTGTGTCTGCATCTGGATGCTATTGGGTGGTCTGTGGGTCTGCACCTGGATGCTATTGGGTGGTCTGTGGGTCTGCACCTGGATGCTATTGGGTGGTCTGTGTCTGCATCTGGATGCTATTGGGTGGTCTGTGGGTCTGCACCTGGATGCTATTGGGTGGTCTGTGGGTCTGCACCTGGATGCTATTGGGTGGTCTGTGGGTCTGCACCTGGATGCTATTGGGTGGTCTGTGGGTCTGCACCTGGATGCTATTGGGTGGTCTGTGGTTCTGCACCTGGATGCTATTGGGTGGTCTGTGGGTCTGCACCTGGATGCTATTGGGTGGTCTGTGGGTCTGCAGCTGGATGCTATTGGGTGGTTTGTGGGTCTGCAGCTGGATGCTATTGGGTGGTCTGTGGGTCTGCAGCTGGATGCTATTGGGTGGTCTGTGGGTCTGCAGCTGGATGCTATTGGCCTATCCATGATGGATAGGAACTCAAGGAGCAATATGCATTACATGGCGACACTGATATGgcaattcttctgttaaataagtaattcatttcaatatatatttaaaagaatggCATGTCAACTCACCTGggcagattacattttttttttagatgaacTGAATAAAGTGAACAGATGACGTGTGGGGCTTTAAGAGTGAACTGACCTCACACCAGCGAGAGGCGAGATTTCTAGGAATATTGTGCTAAAATACTTCCTGTTCTTGAGAGTTATGTagttcagctttaatgtgtAGGGGAATGCACAGTGTTTTATTTCCCTGGAACATCACATGATGATCTGTTATTAACTTGGTATTCCTCAAATAAACAAGTGTTGATGGCATTAATGTTCAGCCCTGATGAGAACTCTAATGGGCTCATGAGACAGATTTTAATGACAAACACTCAACACTACTACTAAGCTgacttaccacacacacacacacacacacaaacacactaaaagacacacacacacacacacaaacatactaaaagacacacacacacacacacattgtattcTTGCTGTGTCCCCAGCATCCCATCTGATACATTTGagaatactgtacatactgtaaatattataaatgcTGTAAATAATATGAATACTGTACAAACTATAAATATTATTAATGCTGTGAATAATACGAATACTGTACATAATGCTGTAAATAATATgaatactgtaaatactgtatgtactataaataatataaatgttataaatacGGTAAGTAATATGAATAACTTAAATACGGTAAGTAATATGAATaacataaatactgtaaaaatgtaacagtaataaataatgtaaataccGTCAATACTTTGTTTACGTATATTTATTCACATTACTACATATAGTAgtatatataacattttcagCGAGGGTTTGTACTAGTAAAGAGACCCAAAGTTAGTTCCTTGTTTCAGTGCagtggaaagagagggggggggtgagggagggggagagggagggagggggagaaggagggggagagagattgtGACAGATAGCACATTTTAGCAGGAACATTACGCTTGATGTAAGTATAACTAGAGAGAGCACAGAGAGAGTTGTAAAAACAGAATTATAAAAAGCACTATCAACAACCAGATCCAGAGACACCAACCTGGAGAGAATCTGTGAACACCAGAACACAACAAGATGAAGATCCTGCTGATATTCATCCAACTGTACTTTATAAAAGGTAATAAGCTTGTTATAACACTCTGTAACTATGTTATTACACCTAgttaatgtgtgttgtgtgcatatacatgcttgtgtctgtgtgtgtgcctaacGTGCgtttgttcctgtgtgtgtgtgtgtgtgtgtgtgtgtgtgtgtgtgtgctgaaagTGCATGCGACTGGGTGAAtgcttgtgtctgtctgtgtgcctaaCGTGCGTTTGTTcctgtgtgtatgggtgtgtgagtgtatgtgtgattACTAACTGTATAACAGTCAAAttctacagaaaaaaaacaacaactaagcTATAAACCTAAAACAAGTTATTGTCTCCTTGTCTGATTGACAGGCTGTGTGAGCTTCATAGTGACAGGATACTCTGGAGGAACTGCCATCATCTACTGTCATTATTACAGAGGAGAGGAGCATTATGGGAAATATTTCTGCATGGGGCAGAACAGTTTAAGTTGTGAGGAGAAAATAAGATCAGGTAGTCAGAACACCTGGGAACACAGTGGGAGATTCTCTCTGTATGACAAAACTGTGGTGAACTACTTCACTGTGGTCATCAGACAACTGACCAGACAAGATGAAGGAACCTACTGGTGTGGAGTGGGTGAACCTGTTGTACCTGACAGTTATACCAAGGTGGAGCTGGAAGTAAAGGAAGGTGGGACACTTTAATTTTGTAAAATTAATGTAACTTAATGTAATTAAATCATCAATAGCAATCGATGGTCAAGGAAGTCAGTCTATAGTATTAAACAGTGGTAATGTGTGTTTCTATTGACAGATAAATGCTGTTTGAAGTCAGTCACAGAGACGGTCTATCTGGGAGGAGAAGCTACCATGATCTGTAACTATCCAGAGAAATATGAAAACAGCTCCAAGTATTTCTGCAAGGAGAACAGAGATTTAAATGAATGTGATAGCATTATCTCCGAATCAGTTCGGAGATTCACTGTGACTGACAACAGAACAGAGAAAAGCTTCACAGTGACCATCAGGGACCTGACTGAAGATGATACTGGGACATACTGGTGTGGAGTAGAAACCAGGATTGATGAAGTGTTGCGTTACATTACCGTGTTTACTGAGGTACATCTCAGTGTGACTGGTAAGTGACCTCCAGACTAAACTAGACTTCACCTCTGTTTGTTAGTGGATCAACTCTTTACATCAGTGGAGGCTGGTGGGAGGAGTTATGGGAGGACAGTCTCATTATAATGGAATGGATGGAACACTATCAAACACATGAAACCATGGAAACCAGGTGTTTGTGTTTAATAGTGATCCATCCATTCCATTATAATGTCTTCCTTTATCTCCTCCCACCAGCCTCCACTGGTCCCAATAAATTATATTCATGACTGTAACTCAGTTTTGATAGAAAAGTCAACAGGTACTAATAATatgaagaaatataaaataGAATGATCGTCTGATAGAGCAGCTGTCATCCATGGTGATGCAAATCCCTGTGCTGGAAACAATGActtttacacatctactgtatgatatgaggtagtggaggtgagaccagacacaatgtattttacacatctactgtatgatatgaggtagtggaggtgagaccagacacaatgtcttttacacatctactgtatgatatgaggtagtggaggtgagaccagacacaatgtcttttacacatctactgtatgatatgaggtagtggaggtgagaccagacacaatgtcttttacacatctactgtatgatatgaggtagtggaggtgagaccagacacaatgtcttttacatatctactgtatgatatgaggtagtggaggtgagaccagacacaatgtcttttacatatctactgtatgatatgaggtagtggaggtgagaccagacacaatgtcttttacacatctactgtatgatatgaggtagtggaggtgagaccagacacaatgtcttttagacatctactgtatgatatgaggtagtggaggtgagacaAGACACAATGACTTTtatacatctactgtatgatatgaggtagtggaggtgagaccagacacaatTACTTTTACACATCTgctgtatgatatgaggtagtggaggtgagaccagacacaatgtattttacacatctactgtatgatatgaggtagtggaggtgagaccagacacaatatattttacacatctactgtatgatatgaggtagtggaggtgaggccagacacaatgtcttttactcatctactgtatgatatgaggtagtggaggtgagaccagacataatgtcttttacacatctactgtatgatatgaggtagtggaggtgagaccagacacaatgtcttttagacatctactgtatgatatgaggtagtggaggtgagacaAGACACAATGACTTTtatacatctactgtatgatatgaggtagtggaggtgagaccagacacaattacttttacacatctactgtatgatatgaggtagtggaggtgagaccagacacaatgtattttacacatctactgtatgatatgaggtagtggaggtgagaccagacacaatgtattttacacatctactgtatgatatgaggtagtggaggtgtggccagacacaatgtcttttactcatctactgtatgatatgaggtagtggaggtgagaccagacacaatgtattttacacatctACTATATGATTTGAGGTAGTGGAGGCAGACACAATGTCTTTTATAAATCTACTGTATGATTTGAGGTAGTGGAGGCAGGCACAATGTCTTTTACACATCTAATGCATGAAATGAGGTAGTCGAGGTGAGATGAATTAGGATGTGGAtctaatgtaataataaaatctGACTATTGTCTGTCAACAGATTCTACACCATCACCACAATCAATACCATCAGCACCATCAGCAACATTCATCAACACATCTGGTAAAACATTAATTGGAAGAGTTGACTGAAAACGGTTATTGTCTCTGTGTCCCAGGTATCTTAGTAgtgatcattgtgtctctgtgttccaggtatcttagtagtgatcattgtgtctctgtgttccaggtattttagtagtgatcattgtgtctctgttttccaggtatcttagtagtgatcattgtgtctctgtgttccaggtatcttagtagtgatcattgtgtctctgtgttccaggtatcttagtagtgatcattgtgtctctgtgttccaggtatcttagtagtgatcattgtgtctctgtgttccaggtatcttagtagtgatcattgtgtctctgtgttccaggtatcttagtagtgatcattgtgtctctgtgttccaggtatcttagtagtgatcattgtgtctctgtgttccaggtatcttagtagtgatcattgtgtctctgtgttccaggtatcttagtagtgatcattgtgtctctgtgttccaggtatCTTAGTAGTGATCATTCTGTCTGTGATTCTGGTTGTGGGGTTTATCACCATCGTTCTGGTAATTGTCTACAGGAGGAAGGTGGAAGGTATGTTCAGACATACTAGTGcgtagacaaacacacacacaactgttgTCTACAGTGAATGATGCACTATGCTGTCCTATAATATAACTTGCATGTTCTTCAGGGCCGTTCTTATCTAGTTGTAAGACGTCTAGCAGATCAAACACCCACCCAGGAAACAGTGAAGAGAGGAGCGCTGCCAGTCAAGATTCAACTTACCCAACCCTGAATCCAAACACAGCATACCTGGATTCTACTTACCAAACCCTGAatccaaacacagcaaacctGGATTCAACTTACCAAACCCTGAATCCAAACAGAGCAAACCTGGATTCAACTTACCAAACCCTGAATCCAAACAGAGCATACCTGGATTCAATTTACCAAATCCTGAATCCAAACAGAGCAAACCTGGATTCAACTTACCAAACCCTGAATCCAAACACAGCGAACCTGGATTCGACTTACCAAACCCTGAATCCAAACACAGCATACCAATATCCAACATACCAAACCCTGAatccaaacacagcaaacatAGATTGTTCTTACCAAACCTTGAATCCAAACAGCATACCGATATCCAACATACCAAACCCTAAATCCAAACACAGCATACCAATATCCAACATACCAAACTTTGAATCCAAATACAGCAAACCTGGATTCTACTTACCAAACCCTGAATCCAAACAGAGCAAACCTGGATTCTACTTACCAAACCCTGAatccaaacacagcaaacctGGATTCGACTCACCAAACACTGAATCCAAACACAGCATACCGATATCCAACATACCAAACCCTGGatccaaacacagcaaacatATATTGTTCTTACCAAACCTTTGAATCCAAACAGCATACCGATATCCAACATACCAACATACCAAACCTTGAATCCAAACACAGCATACCGATATCCAACATACCAAACCCTGAatccaaacacagcaaacctAGATTGTTCTTACCAAACACTGATTCCAAACACTGCTAACCAAAATTCTACTTCCCAAACCCTGGACCCCAACACAGTGAAACACAATTCAATGTACAAAACTAGGGGCGTATCGAATCCTTGGACGAAATGAGCATCGTAACGGTTTGGGAAAGTTCTCCAAAtgctattttgtttttgttattttccagTATCAGAAAATATATCCAGTCCACTCACTCAAAGCATATCCCAACTTTGACACAAAAACGTATGTATCAGACATCCTAGTTGGCTAGTtatccttttatttatttatgttgttagatttttttctgtcaaCTTAAGGGAGACCACTGTTCTTCCGGTTTATTATATTTACTTTTCTTTATTAATTCActtaattgtatttacattttatgagtCTTGACATTCTTGAACAATGTGTGACTTTTTTATGGGACAGCTGCACCCTCAGAGATGAGCTCTGAGATGGTGTTTTAG
Above is a window of Esox lucius isolate fEsoLuc1 chromosome 9, fEsoLuc1.pri, whole genome shotgun sequence DNA encoding:
- the LOC105007679 gene encoding CMRF35-like molecule 9: MKILLIFIQLYFIKGCVSFIVTGYSGGTAIIYCHYYRGEEHYGKYFCMGQNSLSCEEKIRSGSQNTWEHSGRFSLYDKTVVNYFTVVIRQLTRQDEGTYWCGVGEPVVPDSYTKVELEVKEDKCCLKSVTETVYLGGEATMICNYPEKYENSSKYFCKENRDLNECDSIISESVRRFTVTDNRTEKSFTVTIRDLTEDDTGTYWCGVETRIDEVLRYITVFTEVHLSVTDSTPSPQSIPSAPSATFINTSGILVVIIVSLCCILVVIILSVILVVGFITIVLVIVYRRKVEAAPSEMSSEMVF